CTTGGTAGCACATTACACGGGATTGGGCATGGCCTGATTTGATTGTGTAATTTTCTCAATTTGCGAAACACTACCCTATTGAATGCACAGTTAAATTCCAAACTTATACAGTCTATGTTATtaaatatacagtcaacaaGTCGGGTAGAAGTTTTCGgtattgttctatcacgctaaAGTGTTGGTCGACCAAAAACCTTAGGGGCATGTTTGGTTGCAAGTAAATAAAGGAGGAGGTGTGAGTTCATATGAAGTGCAATATGTTAAGTTGTTTGGTTGGCATGAATTGAGATTTGGGTATAATGGAGGAATTGTTAAAATTTCATGGAACATGGGAAATGACTTACCTACCATCGACTTGGTGAGTCAATTCTCATATCAATTCCCAATACGACAAAATGCCAAAGTTCAACCAAACGAGCCATACCAATGGAAAAAAATGTTCCAAAAAAACCATGTGTGCAGTATTTTGGACTTCAAATTTtatgaactgaactaaacttgACTTATTGAGTCTGGATTTAACTTATAAAACGTGAACTAAACTAAAATGAACTAAActtataaaaaatttcaaagaaCAAGGCCGAATTCTCGTTCTATGGAttcgcaattttttttttgcctaaCTTAAAACTTAATGATAATAGTTAACTGGCCAATTGAAATTCCAAGTTTTGAATTTGTTAGACAATTTTATTTCGGAGTACCATGATTAGCAAAACAATCGATGGAATAGTAAGTATGTCTCTTATGAGATCATCATATGTGTAAAATCGACATCGCGATGTGTGCATTTAAAAACATAACTATTTAACTGGAAAGTACAACTATTTGATTAACAATTGTATCTATTTAATTAGAGAGTATATAAATAATACTCTGTGTAATTATTTGATAAGAAATTGGTCTTATATATAAAATCGTCTTTACGTACCGAGTAGGAAAGTTTTACTAGAAATATGGGCAATTTAGGCATACCATACAAGGGTATAACCGTCACTTCCAAGGACAATCAATATTGTGCacccaacaaaaacaaaaaaaaagttgaaaaaaCCCTAAAACGTGTTAGTTAGAATTCGTCAACCAACAAGTAAACCCCATCAATCCGTAACAAAACCAAGCATTACATCTTAGCCGTTCACTGTAATAGAGAAAACACAACCAACGTTATTTTACACCGTTAGATCTCCAACAGTAAAAGCACACGGATCGTCATTATCAGCCGTCGATTCCCTCATCATTTGTTAACCCGCCCACCCATCTTATATAAACCACTTCACCTCCTTCAATTACAAATTTCTGCTAATCGTCTTCAAATTCTAcagagagaaaaagagaggagagagaaagagagaaccGACTTTTCGAAAAAGCGTAAGGAGTTTTGTCGAGGtaaccttcttcttcttccgatctcttcaatttcctttttgatttttttgacgctttgtattctttgattttaagGTTAGCTTTCCGTAGTTTATGAATCTGTTTGTTTGATGATTCCGTTAATGTTTGAAATTTATTGCTCTTTTGTTGAATGAATTTGTGGCGGACATCGAAATTAAGGTTTTCattgattcttgttgttaatttTACTAGGTTAAATTACCTTATTCATAATTTCTACAGCGCTTTTCTATTTATTGTATTATTTGACTTTTATTAGGTTAGCTTTCGTAGTTTTTGAATCTGATTGTTTCATGATTTCGTCTATGTTGGAAATTTATTGCTGTTTGTTGAGTGAATTTGTCGCCGAcgtcaaaattagggttttaattgattttatagAATGCAGTTGAAAATATCTTAAACAATTTCGTCTGTGGTTTAGCtggatctttgaaaattgttaACTTCCCCTAAACGTTTTCCTGATTAATTCGGGAagtgattttttgaattttccccCAAAATTGATGTGGATTTAATCCAAATTAGTAATTTAGTATTTATCTTGAAGTTGTTTAGGGTTTTAGTTTGATATTATATCTAATCGTGGATTTATGTTTCTTATAGATGGCCCGTACCAAGCAAACTGCTCGTAAAAGTACGGGAGGAAAGGCTCCCAGGAAGCAACTTGCCACCAAGGTATTAATCTTATCCTCGCATTGTTCTTTTGATTGTGAATTGTTCTTGAACATTGCTATCTGTATTTCGAAGCTTGTATTGTTCTTGAATGTTGCTATCTGTATTTTGAAGCTTGTATAATTCTTGAATGTTGGTGTTTGTATAGTTCTTGAATCTTGGCGCTTTTGTATTGTTCTTATAGGCTGCTCGTAAGTCTGCCCCAACTACCGGAGGAGTGAAGAAGCCTCACCGTTACCGTCCCGGAACCGTTGCACTCCGTGAAATCAGGAAGTACCAGAAGAGCACAGAGCTGTTGATCAGGAAGCTGCCATTCCAGAGGCTTGTCCGTGAAATTGCACAAGACTTCAAGACTGATCTCCGTTTCCAGAGCCACGCTGTTTTGGCCCTTCAGGAGGCTGCTGAGGCTTACCTTGTTGGTCTGTTCGAGGACACCAACCTGTGCGCCATCCACGCCAAGCGTGTTACCATCATGCCTAAGGACATCCAGCTTGCTCGCAGGATCAGGGGTGAACGTGCTTAATCGGGTTAAGCTCCTCCTCGGttggtttgtttgtttttgctATAATAGTATTAGTTGATGTTATTGTTTAGGCTTAATGCAGGACTTAAATAGGGTTTGTTATTGTTGGGGATGATGGGGTTTGATGATGAATGCTGTATTCGTAGTGAAAAGTAATGATGGTGGTGTTTTGAGAGCAAAGGAACTCAAGTTTCTGGTATatttggtgcaagtattttgaTTTCTGTTATGTGGTCTCACACTGATTGTGTGTGGAAACACTCATCTAATGTAGTTCATATATATGAGACTTAATTCGTTTATGTTCATTCTTGATTGAGTTCCTTGGCTACATTAATTGATCTAATTTCAGCTCCTCGgttgtttgtttttttgtttttgctatAATTGTATTAGTTTGATGTTATTGTTAGGGTTAATTGCAGGACTTGAAATAGATGTTGTTATTGTTAGGGTTAATTGCAGATTGTTAGGGTTATTATTCTTGTTTCATGATGAATGCTGTATTGAAGTGAAAAGATATGATGGTGTTTTGAGAGTAAGGAAGTTTCTCTGGTATatttggtgcaagtattttgaTTTCTGTTCTTGTGGTCTCATACTGATTTTGTGGGGAAACACACTCATCTAATGTGGAGTAGTTCATATATATTCAGACTTGATTCATTTATGTTTTATTTGTATGTTCATTCTCGATTGAGATCCTTAGCTTCACCAATTGATCTGATTTTTGCACCGGATGTGAAAATTACTCGAATTTTTGATGGGCAAATTGGTAGGGTGCCAAACTGTGTAACTCTGTGCACATATTTTAGCACCGGCTATGAAAGTTACTAGCATTTGTAGTTTTTGACATTATCAGATTCATAGAAGAAGTGAATCAGTGATGCATTTGTTGCCTACGCTGTTTACGCTCTTCCTATACCCCAAGATTTCTTGTAGTTGTGATTTTGTTTCTGCTAGAAATTCCCCAAGTTTTCTTTTGGTTTGTGATTTTGTTTCTACTAGAAATTCCCAAAACTTCTCTGGAGGTGTGATTTCTGCTACATAGAATATTGAGATTCTGTTTTTGATACTAGTATAACGAAGCGAAATTAGATGCATCAACATCTAATAGGTAGTTGCACATGAAGCGAATTTAGATCCTCCCTGCAGTGCTTTTGTGAAAAGATGTCGGTTTAAGTGACGATACGGTGGAAACACTTGAACAAATCTTGTTGACTGTGAATCTACCAATGAGGTAGGTATTGGcctaaaaaattcaaaatggaGGACTGTGAAtaaattcaagtcccttaaactctgtgccggtcaaaccgggtcgagtattccgggacggagggagtagattaTATATTCGAATCATTTTCTCATTTGTACTCtcaagtatataatatattgttgactttatcttaaaatattaatatttttataagttttataatacggagtagttaaagatattgatggtcaaagttgtgtgtCTGATCGAAACGGTGCgattattaagggacggagggagtagttggtATTTTATATATGGTTCATTCATTTTACACCATCATTTATGATCTGATCCACGTAGGTATGTATTAGAGAGGAATATCGAGGTCTTAGATGATTGTACTCAacgttgactttttttttttacaacatTCACTTAGAATAAAGAAATCTATGTTGTATTTAGGTGTTTTTAAGGCAAACTATGTGGAATAAGAAAGTAGGGTAATTTACGGAACTTGTTGTGCTGTGTTAATCAAATAATTGAGATTCGTGCAATCGAGGTGCAAGTATTTACTGTTATTTTTTAAGGTTTACTCTACTTTAATGTCACACTTGGGTGTGAGATAAAGTCACTAGAACTTATACcgaaaagagagaaaagaagAGGAGAGAAAGAGATCACAATTGTATACCAACAAAGTTAGAAAAGAAGAGTATGTATAAGTGGAGTAATCAAAACAGTTCAGGGAAGTCGAGATACTCTAATCCAATAACCATGACCAAAGGCAATTAATCGTTGATAATGAAGTGTTAGTAATCTCTTTAATCAAGAGGAACATAAACCACCTTAACTTACCATAATTTGAATGATTAAAATCTTTTAATAAGTCTCTTACAAAAGGACTTCCAAAGAAGCATAGTAAAACTGTACAAACGTGATTTTTGGCCTTCGTTCAATCAAACCGAGTGAACCCACCTGATCGAGCGCTAGTGTAGCTCTACAAAATTTCACTTATTCGCCCGACCGAACGCAAGTGCGATAAAAACCACTGGGTGTATTTACATGATTTTTGGCCTTCACTCAATCAAACCGAGTGAACCCACCTGATCGAGCGCTAATGTAACTCTACAAAAATTCACTCATTCACCGACCGAACGCAAGTGCGATAAAAATCACTGGGTGTATTTACATGATTTTTGGCTTTCGCTCAATCAGACCGAGTGAACGTACCTGATCGAGCGCTAGTGTAACTCTACAAAATTTCACTTATTAACCCGACCGAACGCAAGTGCGATAAAAACCACTGGGTGTATTTACATGATTTTTGGCCTCCACTCAATCAAATAGAGTGAACCTTCCTGATCGAACACTAGTTTAACTCTACAAAACTTTACTTAATTCGCCCGATCGGACGCAAGTGCGATAAAAATCACTGGGTATATTTTATCGATCGGACGAATTAACCTCTCAGTTTTTCCGCATTCGCGCTCGATCGGGCGCCTCCGCCAGGATCCACTGGATGATCTCTTTTTCCAACTTCACTACTTACAATCcaagtttgttttttttttttttttttttttttttttgtgtggtgTTAGCACCCAGTTCACATTTAGGACTAATTCGGATTCAAGATAAATTCTGGATGGATATGTTATAATCCCACCCAATTATTGTTGCGAATATCGAACAATACCAAGTTCAGCCCTAATTACCATAAACCAACAGACAGTTGGTACATACAATCCATAGTCCAGTCGTCGTAGGTTCGATCGTAAGACTATGGTAATACTTTACTCCGTAAACCAAGTAGGCAATTATCGATCTATCAAGCATCCAAAGTTCCAAACCCACAAAAGATTAGTAACACAAACTCAGCCAACCCCTAATTGAACATGAACGCAGCGATTGACACACAACTGTAGCTTTTCTGCTAGTTCAGTTCAACCCAATCTTTCTTCCTACCAAATGTTATGAAATGTTCGCTTTCGGCCATTTGTGGACAAACTCGCGTAACCCTTGTGCATTACTTACTAATTCAGTTGATCTTCTCTACTCTCGCCATTTTCTCCAACAATTTAGGCTCTTCTCAACTCAAAATGTCTCTCACTGCAATGCCCAAATCTCTACTCTCTCACGAGCAGGAAACGTCAAAGCTGCTCGCCAACTGTTCGACAAAATGCCTAACAGAGATGTTATCACCTGGAATGCTCTCCTTACTGGGTATTGGAAAAACGGGGCTTTTGATCAATCTAAGAAGCTTTTTATGTCAATGCCAGAGAGAAATGTTGTATCTTGGAATTCAATGATAGCAGGTTGCATTGAGAATGACTTGATTGATGAAGGGTTTCAGTATTTTCACATGATGCCTAGAAAAAACGTTTCTTCTTGGAATGCAATGATATCAGGTTTTGTGAAGAATGGAAGAATTGAGGAGGCGATTCGGCTTTTTAAGGAAATGCCGTGTAGGAATATCATCTCTTGTACTGCTATGATTGATGGGTATTTACAGAAAGGGATGGTTGGGGAAGCAAAGGCTTTGTTTGATCAAATTCCTCAGAAGAATAGCATAACTTGGACTGTGATGATTAGTGGGTATGTCCAGAATGGAATGTTTGAGGGAGCTAGGGAGTTGTTTGAGCAGATGCCAAATAAGACTGTTGTTGCAGCTACTGCTATGATAACTGGTTACTGTAAAGAGGGGAAGATGGAGGATGCTAGGAATTTGTTTGATCGGCTTTCGCAGAAGGATCATGTTGCTTGGAATGCTATGATCACAGGTATAATATTGATATGATCTTTgtagtttgtttattttgtcATATAGGATTGGTTTCACCTAAATGATTAGTGTGCCCTGTTTACAGATTAATTTGAACCACCTTACCTAACTCTATATTTATAATGTGATAAAATTATATATTTGTAAACTTATAAtcttaaaaataattatatagTTGTAGCCTTATACAGTTTGTAAATATCGTTTGATAACCATATAGTTATACAATTATGTAGTTATATATCTTGTATAGTTATAGTCTTACAAAGTTTTAGTTTGAACTGGTTATCATCACCAATCCATAAGTTATTATTAGTTTATTAAAGTAATCACATGTGGACGTTATACATTTTAATTCGTTCTTGTGTCTAGAATGGACGCAAGTGATTCTTATTGGTACTCATTAGTTTGGTATTGGTATGATTAATATTGGTTTAGCAATACACTACTAAGTAGTACCAATAACGCAAGTCATTTCCGTTAAAAGAGGTTGTATTGGGTGACTTGCGACTACGTCCAGTTTGATCACAGGCCACTTAAAGAGGCTGGTACTTGAATAATGATCTTTTGGTAAAGTGAAGTGATTTTTTTGGCATGTTAAGGTACTGTCCTTAAACTGATGATTTTCTGCACGTACAGGTTATACTCAAAATGATAGTGGAGAGGAAGCTCTGAAATTGTTTTCAGAGATGCTTAGATTGAGTATTCAACCAGATAAGGCAACTTTTGTTTCAGTTCTGACTGCTTGCTCATCTCTGACATCTGTAAAAGAAGGTGGGCAAACTCACTCACTTGTTGTTAAGTTTGGTTATGGAACAAATCTATCTGTTTGCAATGCCTTATTGTCAATGTACAGCAAGTGTGGTAGTGTTGTAGATTCAGAATTGGCTTTTACAGAAATTCACAACCCCGATGTTGTTTCATGGAACACAATTCTTGCTGGCTACGCACAACATGGGTTATACGAGAAAGCCCGTGCACTCTTCAATGAGATGTGTGCAAAGGGGTTTGATCCTAATGGAATAACTTTTCTTAGTATGTTGTCTACTTGTGGTCACACTGGAAAGGTGAATGAtagtttggtttggtttgataCAATGGTAAAAGACTATAAACTCCCCCCAAACCCCGAACACTATGCTTGTTTGGTTGATATATTATGTAGAAAAGGCCAATTAGAGAAAGCCTACAAAATTATTCAAGAGATGCCATTTGAAATAAGTTGTGGTGTATGGGGATCTCTTCTTGCAGCTTGCCATGTTTACTTGAATGCAGAACTCGGGGAATTATCTGCAACCAAAATATTGGAAATGGACCCGAACAATTCTGGGGCTTATGTTATGTTATCGAATATATATGCGAGACGTGGTATGTGGAAGGAGGTTAGTAGGGTAAGGCGTTTAATGGAAGAACAGGGTGTTAAGAAGTTGAGTGCGTATAGCTGGACAGAGGTTGGTAATAAAGTGCACATTTTTATTGGCGGGGGTGTTACTCATCCTGAGATTGGTAAAATATGTTTAATTTTAAAGCAAATTAGGTTGCATTTTAAGTGTTCCGGAGATGCTGCAGACTTGGTATCAGAAGTGGCCTGTTGTGGCTCATAAGGTGTTTTGATGAATGGTTTTTTAATCTATGGTGGGGTTTTCGTGTGACTTCTGGAATACATTTATAGATAGCTCAAATGCAGATTGCAAAAGAGAGTGAGGGATTTCCAGAGCTTCTGCAATCAGCAGCTGGAACTGGAATCTGCTGCACCTATCGGACAAGTTTTGGGAAAATATTATGTTTGATATACAGAAATCATTGCGGACCTGATCATCATGACCCCGGCCCGAAAAATAACGGGGTTGGGCAGATTTTTGGGCCAGGTATTCGGGCCCGGCCCAGTCcgattgttttattttttgagtggGTTTTAGGCAACTCAAAGTTGCAAtcttagttataaatttggcccgaaATAACGGGTTTTGGGCAGAAAATTTCGACTCAACAGCAGAAATTTTAAGCCATGGCCGAGCCGAACCCCGGCCCACactttgatcaggtctagttgCATCCATGGGGGATTGTTTTGATGTTAGCTAGTGCTCTGTTACTGGAATCTGCAACTAACTCAACAATGTCGGTCAACCAATTGAACAGGTTGTGCAGGAAATCTGTGATATTTTTAAGTTTGCCAACAATTTAAGGATCATACCCATGTATCTACATTTGTTTCAGGATTTAGGTATGTGTTGAACATGAGTATGGGAAGGTTAATGGTTTATTGGAGTAACAAAGCATGGATGGAGTTTTGTGTCCTTAAATTTGAGCCTTTTTTCCAGGTCACAAGCTGAATAATATATAGGAATCTGGCTCATGAATGGTTTGAAGTGATTGCAACCCAGAGGTCCAGGTACTTCTGTGACCAGTAGGGAAAGAAACACAGAACAAATTTCCTACCAAGCTAAGTATTTCCTGCCCAACTCTTCATAGTTTTGAGTTTTGACTATGATATTAGAGACTGCAAAAGTAGGGAACGCGATACAGAGCCATTGTGGATATATTACTGCTTCCTCACAGGCATCTATATGACAGTAATTTGATTCATCAAATGCTTGATCGGCACAAAGATTATATTTACAGATCATAAAATGGGTGATAGCATGAAGGAGAAATTTATACAATCAGCCATATTCTGAGAATCTGTGAATGACAACCATTTTCAGCAAGGTGACTGCCAAACAAAATCTGTTACATCTGGCTCCATTTCCATGCCTTTCACGGGCTGTAAAGATTGACATGGGCCGAGCCGAGGCCCGACCGACCCGACATGAATAAATCCCGGTCCGACACGGGCACGGAAAAAGCAtgacccagcacgaagtcgtgggccggGCTTGTGTCACTTTTTTTCGGGAAAagcacaaggcaaggcacgaaaaaacacgctaaatttagtaaattaGCCATGAGCACGGCGGACAGGACCGACCCGGCACGTGGACTTGGGCTCATTTTGAACTTTGCGGCCCGGCCAGTCACGATGCAGAGTGGTTTGGCATGGGCCAGACCCGTTAGGCCCACGGCTCGGCCCAAAGCCTGACACAACCCGGCACACAACCATCTTAAAGGGCTGTAGAAGATCTCTATAGGCTATAAAGTTGAGTCTCATGATTTGTTATCAGGTAAGCACTAATTTGGTATTCCCTAGTCACGATTCTTCTTCCCGGACAAATCTGAAGTGTCTTTGAAATTAATAATGCATGAGTGGCATTTTTTTAACAGTTCCATGAAGATCCTGTATTAAACAAATACTCTTAGAAGAATTTGCTATTTGCTCATAAACATATTCAATGACTtgtgttttttttgttaaatgtGGAGTGCAAATACAAGTAAAATGGGACAAAGCAGCTCATGACATCACAGTCGGCAAACAAACTGATCTTTACTTTTCTTAATTGCCAATTGATCACTGATTTGACCCTGTCAAATTGTGTGATTTTCTTTATTTGAGTAATATTCTAATTCAGTAATTTGCATGGGTTTCGAATCTGACGTCTGTTAATACAATCTGATATCCTGATTATCTTTATTCTCATCTGTCAATGGCTACGGGACTCACCATTCAGGGCATTCACCAAAATCATGGTAATCCCATCTTAACATTTTAGTCCCTTTTATCTTTTATTATTGTCTGATATTATGTTATTATCTTTTTTGCCTGATATAATTTCCATGTGTAGATCTCTCACTCGTTTTGTAAAGATTTTTTTGGAAAGGAAAGCCACCAAGTTTGGAAACTATTTTTTGAATGGCTATAAGTGGGAGATCTTCTTGGTTTAGCAGTGTTCTTCTCTCTGCCCTATCACTTTGTTTACTAAATATAGATGATGATTCACATTAACCATATACTTTGCCTAAATTTAGGATGGTTAGCTTGTTAAATACAATTCCTATTTTTCTCTATCCTCCTCTTTTGACCAATCTGATTCTCCTCTGAACGAGgactaaaaacaaaaaaacaaaaaaaacacaaaaacaaaaaaaaaacatcaaaaaacaAATCTGGGTGGGGCTGGAGTTTTGTTCATACCTCAGGCTCTAACTCATTTTTAATTACAACTATTGGGGTTATTGATTTTGTGTTTTCATTTACATTTCCcccattgtttttttttaatacgtCAAGATCATTTAAATTGACTTTTCAAATAAATTTTGCAATAAAAAAGgggaaaacaataaaaaataaaaatcagaaCCCTTTTATTGTTGGAACTTTCTCCTGAACTTTGCCAGGATATCTCAAAGGTGGTGGTCAATCTTCTCAGGTATTGGGTAATAATAATCTGCATGGTGTAttagtttattttctttctttttttaattttgtttttgggTTATTAATGCTGATTTTCTCATGCAATTCCtttcaaagtttttttttgtcaGAGGTTCAGAAATGCAGGAACAAATGATGATGCACGAAGACACCCAAGAGGAGCTTAATGAGGTGAAGGAAGCCCTTAAGGATGCAAACAGGGAACTACAGATCAAGGAAAAGACAATTGAGTCCCTGAAATCTGAGGTTGATAAGCTGAAACAATTGGAGTTTAAGTTGAATGAAAAAGAAGTTTCACTACAGAAGAAGGTGGAAGAAGAGGCGAAGGTGGAACTTGTTTCTAATTTGTTTTGGCATGTTTATAAggatttttatgaaaaaaatatatcaaattggtgtcgttgatacatgttgtgtttgaataatgtgattttaagtcacaattcacttttaaaaaaacatagggttactatgattcaaaaaatggttactgTCTCTACGAAATTTGGTGTTTAAATGTGCGTAAAAATTGTGGTAGAATTATTGGTTTTTGGGTCCACACTAATGTTTTTATTGTGTACCAGGTCCACGCAAGAAGAATCCAGGAGTTGGAGGTTGAACTTGGCAGAAGAAAAGCGTCAGAAACAAAGCTTTCTGAGTCATTTGCTGCCCAAACTAGCCAGGTTAAGGAGTCTTCAATCTTGCTAGAGAAATCAAGGATTCAGGTAACTTTGCTTGAAGAGAAAATGCAAGATAAAGAAAATGCCACTCGTGCAGTTGAGGCACGTGAACCTGCGTTCTTAGATAAGACAAACTTGTTGGATGAGATTTATATTCTAAAGAATGAGCTGAATATGGCCATGGAAGCAGAGCACAAGAGTAAAAAAGCCATGGACGAACTCGCAGTAGTTTTAAAAGAAGTAGCCATTGAAGCCAACCAGGCAAAGGGAAAGCTCACATCAACAGAACAGCAACTTGAAGCAATGAAAGAGGAAGCAGCGAATTTAAAACAAATGGTGAAAAGTGCCGAAGAGTCATATGAAGCGCTCTTGATATCATCAAAGAAAGAGAATGATCGGTTAAAAAATACAGTTGACAGGTTAAGACTAGAGGCAGAGGATTCTCTTTTGGCATGGAATGACAGAGAAATTCAGTTTGTTAAGTGTATAAAGATAACTGATGATGAGAAAAGTGCTGTTCAGAAAGAATGCAGTAATCTGACAAAGTTGTTGAAAGAGGCTGAAGTTATGAGTGAAAAGGCAAAAGAAGAGAACAAGAATTTGAGGGATATATTAAAACAAGCTTTGAATGAAGCTAATGTGGCTAAAGAAGCTTCTAGTCTTGCTCGAGCTGAGAATTCTCATCTAAAAGATGCAATTACTGAGAAGGATAAAGCCCTTATTACCCTTGCTCTTGAAACTGAGCGGCTTAGGATTAATGAGGCCGAAGCAAACGAGACTGTCAAGGAACTGAAGAGGGTAATGGTTTCAGGGTCgtctaaaaaggaaaacaaagatCAGAAAAGGGATAAAGAGAACTTAAAAGAGCAGAAAAAGGTGGCAAAGAAAGAAACAG
This genomic stretch from Spinacia oleracea cultivar Varoflay chromosome 3, BTI_SOV_V1, whole genome shotgun sequence harbors:
- the LOC110791862 gene encoding histone H3.3, translated to MARTKQTARKSTGGKAPRKQLATKAARKSAPTTGGVKKPHRYRPGTVALREIRKYQKSTELLIRKLPFQRLVREIAQDFKTDLRFQSHAVLALQEAAEAYLVGLFEDTNLCAIHAKRVTIMPKDIQLARRIRGERA
- the LOC110791860 gene encoding putative WEB family protein At1g65010, chloroplastic isoform X2; this translates as MQEQMMMHEDTQEELNEVKEALKDANRELQIKEKTIESLKSEVDKLKQLEFKLNEKEVSLQKKVEEEAKVHARRIQELEVELGRRKASETKLSESFAAQTSQVKESSILLEKSRIQVTLLEEKMQDKENATRAVEAREPAFLDKTNLLDEIYILKNELNMAMEAEHKSKKAMDELAVVLKEVAIEANQAKGKLTSTEQQLEAMKEEAANLKQMVKSAEESYEALLISSKKENDRLKNTVDRLRLEAEDSLLAWNDREIQFVKCIKITDDEKSAVQKECSNLTKLLKEAEVMSEKAKEENKNLRDILKQALNEANVAKEASSLARAENSHLKDAITEKDKALITLALETERLRINEAEANETVKELKRVMVSGSSKKENKDQKRDKENLKEQKKVAKKETASSAENSTEFSNNNNKEVKESRRFSFDLNQLWLPSMACKPSNKGVDSDEEGGEDDALGGSIFDLIETSPVKDDNHLQRTGSTCSSGDDNNNNNNNNNLNFDNFDEDANFDDMEIDRSSQGKRKALLRRFGDLLRRKNSHPPKDLPHPSKDVPHSPKEIPA
- the LOC110791859 gene encoding pentatricopeptide repeat-containing protein At4g02750, with the translated sequence MFAFGHLWTNSRNPCALLTNSVDLLYSRHFLQQFRLFSTQNVSHCNAQISTLSRAGNVKAARQLFDKMPNRDVITWNALLTGYWKNGAFDQSKKLFMSMPERNVVSWNSMIAGCIENDLIDEGFQYFHMMPRKNVSSWNAMISGFVKNGRIEEAIRLFKEMPCRNIISCTAMIDGYLQKGMVGEAKALFDQIPQKNSITWTVMISGYVQNGMFEGARELFEQMPNKTVVAATAMITGYCKEGKMEDARNLFDRLSQKDHVAWNAMITGYTQNDSGEEALKLFSEMLRLSIQPDKATFVSVLTACSSLTSVKEGGQTHSLVVKFGYGTNLSVCNALLSMYSKCGSVVDSELAFTEIHNPDVVSWNTILAGYAQHGLYEKARALFNEMCAKGFDPNGITFLSMLSTCGHTGKVNDSLVWFDTMVKDYKLPPNPEHYACLVDILCRKGQLEKAYKIIQEMPFEISCGVWGSLLAACHVYLNAELGELSATKILEMDPNNSGAYVMLSNIYARRGMWKEVSRVRRLMEEQGVKKLSAYSWTEVGNKVHIFIGGGVTHPEIGKICLILKQIRLHFKCSGDAADLVSEVACCGS
- the LOC110791860 gene encoding putative WEB family protein At1g65010, chloroplastic isoform X1, with translation MQFLSKFFFVRGSEMQEQMMMHEDTQEELNEVKEALKDANRELQIKEKTIESLKSEVDKLKQLEFKLNEKEVSLQKKVEEEAKVHARRIQELEVELGRRKASETKLSESFAAQTSQVKESSILLEKSRIQVTLLEEKMQDKENATRAVEAREPAFLDKTNLLDEIYILKNELNMAMEAEHKSKKAMDELAVVLKEVAIEANQAKGKLTSTEQQLEAMKEEAANLKQMVKSAEESYEALLISSKKENDRLKNTVDRLRLEAEDSLLAWNDREIQFVKCIKITDDEKSAVQKECSNLTKLLKEAEVMSEKAKEENKNLRDILKQALNEANVAKEASSLARAENSHLKDAITEKDKALITLALETERLRINEAEANETVKELKRVMVSGSSKKENKDQKRDKENLKEQKKVAKKETASSAENSTEFSNNNNKEVKESRRFSFDLNQLWLPSMACKPSNKGVDSDEEGGEDDALGGSIFDLIETSPVKDDNHLQRTGSTCSSGDDNNNNNNNNNLNFDNFDEDANFDDMEIDRSSQGKRKALLRRFGDLLRRKNSHPPKDLPHPSKDVPHSPKEIPA